The Punica granatum isolate Tunisia-2019 chromosome 4, ASM765513v2, whole genome shotgun sequence genome has a window encoding:
- the LOC116205238 gene encoding BOI-related E3 ubiquitin-protein ligase 1 has translation MAVQAQYPSNVLFLNRNVQEGQDYSLQPHPAGIFLDQSHVLHNNGGMTNQRKRGREAADNNMVGPSSSMNVYSLSQQPQQPPQLIDLSQLHNNSVSTGLRLSFNNQHHHHYHQQQQQQQQQKIVDNSSEILSMFKEDLTAHVRQQREEIDQFLLAQGEQLRRTLAEKRQRHYHGLLGAAEESLARRLREKEAEVEKARRRNAELQARAAQLGAEAQVWQEKARSQEAAAVSLRAHLQQAMMGGGAHDRKVDSCGVAVSEGQAAEDAESVYVDPDRTALSEPSCKACRRRTATVLLLPCRHLSLCKECERVAHTCPLCYCARSSSIEVHLP, from the exons ATGGCGGTTCAGGCTCAGTACCCATCAAACGTTCTCTTCCTCAACAG AAACGTGCAAGAGGGTCAGGACTACTCATTGCAGCCACACCCGGCAGGAATATTTCTCGACCAATCACATGTCTTGCACAATAATGGAG GGATGACTAACCAGCGCAAGAGAGGGAGGGAAGCTGCTGACAATAACATGGTCGGTCCGTCTTCTTCGATGAATGTTTACTCTCTTTCTCAGCAACCTCAGCAGCCTCCACAGCTCATAGACCTTTCCCAGCTCCATAACAATTCAGTATCTACTGGGCTTCGGTTGTCCTTCAACAACCAGCACCACCACCACTACCatcaacagcagcagcagcagcagcagcagaaaaTTGTCGACAACTCCTCTGAAATACTGTCTATGTTCAAGGAAGATTTGACTGCTCATGTCAGGCAACAGAGGGAAGAAATCGACCAATTCCTCCTTGCCCAG GGAGAGCAGTTGCGGCGTACATTAGCAGAGAAGAGGCAGAGACACTACCATGGGCTGCTGGGCGCGGCAGAGGAATCCCTCGCCCGGAGGCTACGCGAGAAGGAGGCGGAGGTCGAGAAGGCCAGGCGTAGGAACGCCGAGCTGCAGGCTCGCGCCGCCCAGCTCGGAGCGGAGGCCCAGGTCTGGCAGGAGAAGGCCCGGTCCCAGGAGGCCGCGGCGGTCTCCCTGCGGGCCCACCTCCAGCAGGCCATGATGGGGGGCGGGGCGCACGACAGGAAGGTCGACAGCTGCGGAGTTGCCGTGTCCGAGGGCCAGGCGGCGGAGGACGCGGAGTCGGTGTACGTCGATCCGGATCGGACCGCTTTGTCGGAGCCGAGCTGCAAGGCCTGCCGGAGGCGAACGGCGACGGTGCTTCTGCTGCCGTGCCGGCATTTGAGCTTGTGCAAGGAGTGTGAGCGCGTGGCCCACACGTGCCCGCTCTGCTATTGCGCGAGAAGTTCCAGCATCGAGGTTCATCTCCCATGA